The Funiculus sociatus GB2-C1 DNA window CCGCTACCAGATGCGTCTGTTGCAGCGAGGAAAAGTCTGGTTTACTGACTATGGACATACTGAGCGGGAAGTCTGCGAAGGAGCCACCAACTTTCTGAAAGAAACTTATCCCCACTACACCTCTGGTAAGGGATTGAGTCGCTGGATTGACAAGCATAATCGCTATTCCACCGATGAAGCGGAGGAAACCCTACGCCAACTACAGCAAGGGTCAGTCAATTGGCGAGAATTGTTCTTCGGTCGCTCGGAAGTGCAAAGACGCCGCGCCTTGAAAGATTTATCTTTGCGCTTGCCCTTCCGTCCGCTAGTGCGCTTCTTGTATATGTATTTCTTCTTGGGTGGTTTTCTGGATGGGAGAGCGGGGTTTACCTGGTGTACCTTGCAGGCGTTCTATGAGTATTTAATCCTGCTCAAGGTGTGGGAACTAAAGCATATGCCCTTGCCCCCTGTTGATGACTCAGCTCAACAGGGGCAAGCCGATGAGACAACCGTTGATGCGACGACACTCAGTTCTTCCTCTTAGCTCAGGGCTGGCTCTCATAGAAATGCTAAAGTGTAAAGTGTGATACCAGCTGCCAAGGACTTGCAACAATTCTTTACAAGTCTTACAAATAGAGATAGGAATGGAAAATTGCCTTTCCCAGCCTGCCCCAAAAAAGGAGCTGATGGAATAAGGTTACAGTCCTGAGCCTATTTCTATGGTGTGGATACTACGACGAAGTTGTTTTTGCTCAAAGAGCAACCATTGGTAAAGTTGGCATTTTGTACGAATCTGCACCGCTAGTTGTAAGGAGAGAGTGGGCAATCTGTGATCCAACGCCTCAAGCAGGACTTAAAAAATGACCTGATTGCAGGTCTCTTAGTAGTCATTCCCTTGGCTACGACGATATGGCTGACAATAACTATTGCCAACTGGGTGATCAATTTTCTGACCCGCGTTCCCAAGCAGGTGAATCCATTTGATGGGATGAACCCCATCGTGGTAAATCTGCTGAATTTGGTGGTGGGGCTAACAGTGCCGCTGCTGTGCATTTTGCTGATAGGCTTAATGGCACGCAACATTGCTGGGAGGTGGTTGCTGGATTTTGGGGAGCAACTTTTGCAGGCGATTCCGTTAGCGGGGTCGGTTTATAAAACGCTCAAACAGCTATTGGAGACAATTTTAAGAGACACCAACGGCAAGTTTCGGCGGGTCGTTTTGGTGGAGTATCCTCGGCGAGGAATTTGGGCGATCGCTTTCGTCACAGGTACCATGAGCAGCGAAATCCAGTGCCAAATGGAGCGTTCTATGCTCAGCGTTTTTGTTCCCACTACGCCTAACCCCACCACAGGCTGGTATGCCATTGTCCCAGAAGACGAAGTATTAAACGTCTCAATGTCAATTGAAGATGCCTTTAAAGTGGTGGTTTCCGGAGGAATCGTTAGTCCCAACCCCATACCCTTGATGCCCCCCGCAGATACCAACGAGCGGAAGCTGGAACCAGTGGGTTCTGAGGGCAGGTGGCAGGTTGTACCAACCGAAGAAGACTAAAAAGCAAAAGGCAAAAATCAGGAAAAAGGCAAAAATATAAGTTTTTAACTTTTTCCTTTTTAACTTTTGGCTTTTATTACTTCTTCTAACCTTTTTCCATTTTGATTTTTGCTTTTTAATTGCCTTTTATATGCAACCTCGCAGAACTGCCCGTGAATTAGCTCTCCTAAGCCTTAGCCAGCTGAGCGGGAATAAAGAAAAAGTGGCATCGCAGCAAATGTCTAATTTAATAATGGCTGCGATCCGTACCCTGACAAGTGAAGTTCGAGAAACTTTAGAGGTAGCAGCAGCAGAAGTCCAACGCGGAAGCGATCGCCTCCTGACTAGCGAAACCCGCGCTAGCGATGTCAGCAGTGCCAAAGCCATGTTGAGCGATGCTATTGAGCTAACCCAAGCAGCAATCAACCGCTTAGGAACTGCTGTAGAGTTGCCAGAATTCGTTCAAATGGCAAATCAACATGAAGTTCGCGCCTACGCATTAGAAATTCTCAGCACAGTCAACAGTAAGCGGACAGAAATTGATGACCTCCTAACCGAGGCATTGGTAGATTGGCAGTTAAACCGCTTGCCTAAAATTGACCGCGATATCTTGCGGATCGCCGTAGGAGAAATTATGTTTTTAGGAGTCCCCGATAGCCCTGCTATTAATGAAGCTGTAGAACTAGCTAAAAAATACAGCGATGAGGAAGGGCGTAAGTTTATTAACGGTGTCCTGCGTCGGGTAACTGAGAAGCTTAAGACTAAATCGCGCACTTGAAGACAAAATTAACAGAAAATTTTTCTATAGTTTAGTAAGCAGGTCGGTGCAAATAAATTTAACTGGTTCGGGAAATTAGAGATTGGGGACTGGATATCAATCTTTACCCAGTCCCCAAAACGACAAGTTGTATTTAATTGCGACCATCTGGTTAAAAATAAGATTGCTGCAATGTTTAAGTAGGTGCAATGGTTTTTAATTGGTTCCGTCGCCAGTTTAGTAATTCTGAGAGTGACTCCCAGGTTGAACAGCAACAAAGCGATCAAATTCAGCCGTCCGCTGAACCTGAAACGTCAGAATCAACACAGGAGCAGTCACCAGGTGTATCTGAGGATCTTCTCAGATACGCCAAAGCAGCCTATAAAAACATTCAGCAAAAGCAGGAACAAGCTGAGCCGGAAGCTGCTCCTGATGCTGGACAAGAACCATCTGCGGATGTTCCAGACACGGCAGAGGTTTCTCAATCACCAGACACTTCAATAGACACTGCCGCAGAAACCGCTAGTCTTGAGGTGGAAGATGACGTTGCTGCATCCGCAACTCCAGAAGCGATCGCATCAGAACCAGCTGCCGAGCAAATAAATCATACTAGCGCCGAGGTAGAGGAAAAAACAACACCTGAATCGGCACAAGAGGTAGAAGCGATCGCCGAAACAGGCGTAGTTATAGAACTAGAAGCACCCGAACTAGAAACAGAGAGTGCGATCGCCGAAACAGGCGTAGTTATAGCACCTGATAGTGTTGAAACACAGACAGAGGAAGCGCCCCCCACCCCCGTACCATTCTGGGCAAAAGAAGACCGACAAGCACGACTAGAACGGCTAAAAGCAACCGCAATAGAAGCGCCCGAACCAGAACGGGTACAGGCACCAGTACAGCCTGTGGCAACAGCAGTGACCGAGGAAGTGCCAGGGCTTGCTTTTGATGAGGGTTTCATGTGGTCAGCCCAAGTGCTGGCAACGCAAGGGCGGCGTGCAGAAGATGTCTCGATTGAAGAAATCACTTGGCTAAAGCGACTGCGCCAAGGTCTGGACAAAACCCGTCGCAGCTTGATTAACCAGCTCAAAGCCATCGTCGGTCAAGGGCCGTTGAATCAAGACGCGGTGATGGAGATTGAGGCGCTGCTGTTGCAAGCAGATGTCGGCATAGAAGCGACAGATTATATCATAAAAACGCTACAAGATAGGCTGCGCGAGGAAGTGCTGCCTCCAGATCAAGCGATCGCTTACCTGAAGAAAATCCTGCGCGACTTACTCGACAAACCTATTCAAGAATCCTACA harbors:
- a CDS encoding glycosyltransferase family 2 protein; translation: MFSIYILTYNEELDIAACIESALLSDDVVVVDSYSSDRTVEIASRYDIRVVQHRFESHGRQRTWMLEEVPAKHDWIYILEADERMTPELFQECLEAIKTSEYVGYYAAERVMFMGRWIRHSTQYPRYQMRLLQRGKVWFTDYGHTEREVCEGATNFLKETYPHYTSGKGLSRWIDKHNRYSTDEAEETLRQLQQGSVNWRELFFGRSEVQRRRALKDLSLRLPFRPLVRFLYMYFFLGGFLDGRAGFTWCTLQAFYEYLILLKVWELKHMPLPPVDDSAQQGQADETTVDATTLSSSS
- the ftsY gene encoding signal recognition particle-docking protein FtsY, with the protein product MVFNWFRRQFSNSESDSQVEQQQSDQIQPSAEPETSESTQEQSPGVSEDLLRYAKAAYKNIQQKQEQAEPEAAPDAGQEPSADVPDTAEVSQSPDTSIDTAAETASLEVEDDVAASATPEAIASEPAAEQINHTSAEVEEKTTPESAQEVEAIAETGVVIELEAPELETESAIAETGVVIAPDSVETQTEEAPPTPVPFWAKEDRQARLERLKATAIEAPEPERVQAPVQPVATAVTEEVPGLAFDEGFMWSAQVLATQGRRAEDVSIEEITWLKRLRQGLDKTRRSLINQLKAIVGQGPLNQDAVMEIEALLLQADVGIEATDYIIKTLQDRLREEVLPPDQAIAYLKKILRDLLDKPIQESYSPTFVPTKDTLNIWLMTGVNGAGKTTTIGKIAHLAQKSGYKCLIGAADTFRAAAVEQVKIWGQRSGVEVIANPGQNTDPAAVVFDAITAAQARGTELLLIDTAGRLQNKKNLMEELGKIRRIVDKKAPNAQIEALLVLDATLGQNGLRQAEVFSQAAKLSGVVLTKLDGTARGGVALAVVQQLGLPIRFIGAGEGVEDLRPFSSYEFVEALLSG
- the nusB gene encoding transcription antitermination factor NusB, whose protein sequence is MQPRRTARELALLSLSQLSGNKEKVASQQMSNLIMAAIRTLTSEVRETLEVAAAEVQRGSDRLLTSETRASDVSSAKAMLSDAIELTQAAINRLGTAVELPEFVQMANQHEVRAYALEILSTVNSKRTEIDDLLTEALVDWQLNRLPKIDRDILRIAVGEIMFLGVPDSPAINEAVELAKKYSDEEGRKFINGVLRRVTEKLKTKSRT
- a CDS encoding DUF502 domain-containing protein, producing the protein MIQRLKQDLKNDLIAGLLVVIPLATTIWLTITIANWVINFLTRVPKQVNPFDGMNPIVVNLLNLVVGLTVPLLCILLIGLMARNIAGRWLLDFGEQLLQAIPLAGSVYKTLKQLLETILRDTNGKFRRVVLVEYPRRGIWAIAFVTGTMSSEIQCQMERSMLSVFVPTTPNPTTGWYAIVPEDEVLNVSMSIEDAFKVVVSGGIVSPNPIPLMPPADTNERKLEPVGSEGRWQVVPTEED